One window of the Archangium primigenium genome contains the following:
- a CDS encoding cytochrome P450 has translation MSSVMPLVREDRNLLSPENLAHPIPLYAELREDEPVHWSPLVNGWILTRHDDVMACFRDPRMSADRLKFFEYQIQGLGPETIREFMETTRNQMVMRVGPEHVRLRRQTGAGFTPPRLDAMCPAIHQTLRQLLERVQSRGRMNLAQDIAYHLPTLVIADLLGVPVEDRDRFRRWSDRLADFAAPAAGTSMLDTARRANQAMMEMSAYFLPLLEQRRAHPTPDTLSLMVQAQEQGQMTSAELVANAILLLFAGHTTTTDQFSNFVHDLLTHPEQLQLLRERPELMRLAVEESLRFHPAVPFIFRVAVEDVELRGRTIRAGDVVFLGLAAANRDPRAFRDPDRFDITRDTASPRHLAFGFGAHHCMGAGLARRVLEIGVSQLLERLPGLRLDESRPVRLKCHSLNFRGFESLPVRW, from the coding sequence ATGTCGAGCGTCATGCCCCTGGTCCGCGAGGACCGCAACCTCCTCAGCCCCGAGAACCTGGCCCACCCCATCCCCCTCTACGCGGAGCTGCGCGAGGACGAGCCGGTGCACTGGTCTCCTCTGGTGAATGGCTGGATCCTCACCCGCCACGACGACGTGATGGCGTGTTTTCGTGATCCGCGGATGAGCGCGGATCGCTTGAAGTTCTTCGAATACCAGATTCAGGGATTAGGGCCGGAGACGATCCGGGAGTTCATGGAAACCACGCGCAACCAGATGGTGATGCGCGTGGGCCCCGAGCACGTCCGGTTGCGGCGGCAGACCGGGGCGGGATTCACCCCCCCCCGGCTGGACGCGATGTGTCCCGCCATCCACCAGACGCTGCGCCAGCTGCTCGAGCGCGTGCAGTCGCGGGGGCGGATGAACCTGGCGCAGGACATCGCCTACCACCTGCCCACGCTCGTCATCGCGGATCTGCTGGGCGTGCCGGTGGAGGATCGCGACCGCTTCCGGCGCTGGTCGGACAGGCTCGCCGACTTCGCCGCGCCCGCGGCGGGCACGAGCATGCTGGACACGGCGCGCCGGGCCAACCAGGCCATGATGGAGATGAGCGCCTACTTCCTGCCCCTGCTCGAGCAGCGGCGCGCCCACCCCACCCCGGACACGCTCAGCCTCATGGTCCAGGCGCAGGAGCAGGGCCAGATGACGTCCGCGGAGCTGGTGGCCAACGCCATCCTCCTGCTGTTCGCCGGGCACACCACCACCACGGATCAGTTCAGCAACTTCGTGCATGACTTGCTCACCCACCCCGAGCAGCTCCAGCTCTTGCGCGAGCGGCCCGAGCTCATGCGCCTGGCGGTGGAGGAGAGCCTGCGCTTCCACCCCGCGGTGCCCTTCATCTTCCGCGTGGCGGTGGAGGACGTGGAGCTGCGCGGCCGGACGATCCGCGCCGGGGACGTGGTGTTCCTGGGCCTGGCGGCGGCCAACCGGGATCCCCGGGCCTTCCGCGACCCGGACCGCTTCGACATCACCCGGGACACCGCGAGCCCCCGCCACCTGGCGTTCGGCTTCGGGGCCCACCACTGCATGGGCGCGGGCCTGGCGCGGCGGGTGCTGGAGATCGGCGTGTCGCAGCTGCTCGAGCGGCTGCCGGGGCTGCGGCTGGACGAGTCGCGGCCCGTGCGCCTCAAGTGCCACAGCCTCAACTTCCGCGGCTTCGAGTCCCTGCCCGTGCGCTGGTGA
- a CDS encoding response regulator, translating to MDRTRVFVVEDQPTLLRNLLKVLGAFEELEVVGSAQAGEEAVEAIVQERPDLVLLDLELPDMNGIEVTRRVKRRATDVAVLILTSFEDEQKVYEAIQAGASGYLVKRVGPEKIRSGIREVMEGGTVLEPLIARRFWNYFHSLKARQDAEAPPRDENPWGLTPAELEILRYVAKGLSNAEVGRVMTLERRTVRTHLSHLYRKMGVNSHVEAVVLAVRAGLVDV from the coding sequence ATGGACCGCACCCGCGTCTTCGTCGTCGAGGATCAGCCCACGCTCCTGCGCAACCTCCTCAAGGTGCTCGGCGCCTTCGAGGAGCTGGAGGTGGTGGGCAGCGCCCAGGCGGGCGAGGAGGCCGTGGAGGCCATCGTCCAGGAGCGCCCGGACCTGGTGCTGCTCGATCTGGAGCTGCCGGACATGAACGGCATCGAGGTGACGCGGCGGGTCAAGCGGCGCGCCACCGACGTGGCGGTGCTCATCCTCACGTCCTTCGAGGACGAGCAGAAGGTGTACGAGGCCATCCAGGCGGGGGCCTCGGGCTACCTGGTCAAGCGGGTGGGGCCGGAGAAGATCCGCTCGGGCATCCGCGAGGTGATGGAGGGCGGCACGGTGCTCGAGCCGCTCATCGCCCGGCGCTTCTGGAACTACTTCCACTCGCTCAAGGCGCGCCAGGACGCCGAGGCGCCCCCCCGGGACGAGAACCCCTGGGGCCTGACGCCCGCCGAGCTGGAGATCTTGCGCTACGTGGCCAAGGGCCTGTCCAACGCCGAGGTGGGCCGGGTGATGACGCTCGAGCGGCGCACGGTGCGCACGCACCTGTCCCACCTGTACCGCAAGATGGGCGTCAACTCGCACGTGGAGGCGGTGGTGCTCGCCGTGCGCGCGGGCCTCGTGGACGTGTGA
- a CDS encoding serine/threonine protein kinase, with product MSSTYRLTGRTEAGELSELYEAVQEPEGLPVVIKLFTAKTSDTRYATTLAATYGVLNPLSAEGVVHVLDMGFVKNRLAVVREAVDGPSLGLALQRLNTKEVILPPSVALSLIIQILDAVDLAHGAGVVHGAITPANVLLSRDGHPHVCDFGALQALLAVPELKRAFARGRSAYRAPEVGKGGEPTSLSDLYSIGAIAYELLTLREAVIGDGGGGVSTRRAALPPPSRLDRRLHAKLDPIILRALEATPTRRYGSCAEMAQALRGFLSNQGGLPGAEDVRRFITELVPNGVSLTTPGPVPFAEAFPLTPISGVSSLAQLRADALEKSVVARVPFSPAPNDADTMDAPPAFEEYHPSMFPDTPPPGIALAPPAKVLESTHIITPGEPDRTAVGTAPPGVEVTHFGRQRGGERGVVARAPERPEGPPKDDEQTWVAPPGAPPVKSTRRAPVSLSGGGEGTRIGKNPRLRLVEDFSKPAPGTPVAASSHPVDPDDLRDTDRIEVTVARQRPRPPPAPPPASVASEDYAAVPAPSQLEVPAAGGRGGRLFTEERNLLEDARRRRRMMSVAGSVAGVGLVCFAFGMWRFVQRTREEDPDPKVAAVSETVREYLREPAAPPPSPEPTPPVPVETPREDAKASQAWLTIRANRPARVYVDGVRIKRALPLVNLPVKAGDRKVVVETTGTPRLREVFEVHVQGGEHRLLEPIFPETRRR from the coding sequence ATGAGCAGCACCTACCGGTTGACCGGCCGCACCGAGGCCGGAGAGCTCTCCGAGTTGTACGAGGCCGTCCAGGAGCCCGAGGGGCTCCCGGTGGTCATCAAGCTCTTCACCGCGAAGACGTCGGACACGCGCTACGCCACCACGCTCGCCGCCACCTATGGCGTGCTCAACCCCCTGTCGGCCGAGGGCGTGGTGCACGTGCTGGACATGGGCTTCGTGAAGAACCGCCTGGCCGTGGTGCGCGAGGCGGTGGACGGCCCGAGCCTGGGTCTGGCCCTGCAGCGGCTCAACACCAAGGAGGTCATCCTCCCGCCGTCCGTGGCGCTCAGCCTCATCATCCAGATCCTCGATGCCGTGGACCTGGCGCATGGCGCGGGCGTGGTGCACGGCGCCATCACCCCGGCCAACGTGCTGCTCTCGCGTGACGGCCACCCGCACGTGTGTGACTTCGGGGCGCTGCAGGCGCTCCTGGCCGTCCCGGAGCTCAAGCGGGCCTTCGCGCGGGGCCGCAGCGCCTACCGCGCCCCCGAGGTGGGCAAGGGCGGCGAGCCCACGTCGCTCTCGGACCTCTACTCCATCGGCGCCATCGCCTACGAGCTGCTCACCCTGCGCGAGGCCGTCATCGGCGATGGCGGCGGCGGGGTGAGCACGCGCCGCGCGGCCCTGCCTCCGCCCAGCCGGTTGGATCGGCGCCTGCACGCGAAGTTGGATCCCATCATCCTGCGCGCCCTGGAGGCCACGCCCACGCGGCGCTACGGCTCGTGCGCGGAGATGGCCCAGGCGCTGCGCGGCTTCCTGTCCAACCAGGGCGGCCTGCCCGGGGCCGAGGACGTGCGCCGCTTCATCACCGAGCTGGTGCCCAACGGGGTGTCGCTCACCACGCCGGGGCCGGTGCCCTTCGCCGAGGCGTTCCCCCTCACGCCCATCTCCGGGGTGTCCTCGCTGGCGCAGCTGCGCGCGGACGCCCTGGAGAAGTCCGTGGTGGCGCGCGTGCCGTTCAGCCCCGCGCCCAATGACGCGGACACCATGGACGCGCCGCCCGCCTTCGAGGAGTACCACCCGTCCATGTTCCCGGACACCCCGCCGCCCGGCATCGCCCTGGCGCCCCCGGCGAAGGTGCTCGAGTCCACCCACATCATCACCCCGGGCGAGCCCGATCGCACCGCCGTGGGCACGGCGCCGCCGGGCGTGGAGGTCACCCACTTCGGCCGCCAGCGCGGCGGGGAGCGCGGCGTCGTCGCCCGCGCGCCCGAGCGCCCCGAGGGCCCGCCCAAGGACGACGAGCAGACGTGGGTGGCGCCGCCCGGTGCCCCGCCCGTCAAGTCCACGCGCCGCGCGCCGGTGTCCCTGTCGGGGGGCGGCGAGGGCACGCGCATCGGGAAGAATCCCCGCCTGCGGCTCGTGGAGGACTTCTCCAAGCCCGCGCCGGGCACCCCGGTGGCCGCGTCCTCGCATCCGGTGGATCCGGACGACCTGCGCGACACGGATCGCATCGAGGTGACGGTGGCGCGCCAGCGTCCGCGGCCGCCGCCCGCGCCCCCGCCCGCGTCCGTGGCGTCCGAGGACTACGCCGCCGTGCCCGCGCCCTCCCAGCTGGAGGTGCCCGCGGCCGGGGGCCGGGGCGGGCGGCTGTTCACCGAGGAGCGCAACCTCCTGGAGGACGCGCGGCGTCGGCGCCGGATGATGTCCGTGGCGGGCAGCGTGGCCGGGGTGGGGCTCGTCTGCTTCGCCTTCGGCATGTGGCGCTTCGTCCAGCGCACCCGCGAGGAGGATCCGGATCCCAAGGTCGCCGCCGTGAGCGAGACCGTGCGCGAGTACCTGCGCGAGCCGGCCGCCCCGCCGCCCAGCCCCGAGCCGACCCCGCCCGTGCCCGTGGAGACCCCCCGGGAGGACGCCAAGGCCAGTCAGGCCTGGCTCACCATCCGGGCCAACCGCCCGGCGCGGGTGTACGTGGACGGCGTGCGCATCAAGCGCGCGCTGCCCCTGGTGAACCTCCCGGTGAAGGCGGGCGATCGCAAGGTCGTCGTGGAGACCACGGGCACGCCGCGCCTGCGCGAGGTGTTCGAGGTGCACGTGCAGGGCGGAGAGCACCGGCTCCTGGAGCCCATCTTCCCCGAGACCCGCCGCCGCTGA